One segment of Procambarus clarkii isolate CNS0578487 chromosome 1, FALCON_Pclarkii_2.0, whole genome shotgun sequence DNA contains the following:
- the LOC123756594 gene encoding basic salivary proline-rich protein 4-like, with amino-acid sequence MKARPSPSGGDEGQVSPPGGDDGQVNPSGGDDGQVSLPGGDEGKVSPQVKMRARSAPPGVDEGQIRPPQVEMKAITGPPGGDESQVSPPQVEMKARSAPQVEMKARAAPPQGEDEDQVTPPPGGDEGQVSPPVEDEGQVNPTRWR; translated from the coding sequence ATGAAGGCCAGGCCATCCCCCTCAGGTGGAGATGAAGGCCAGGTCAGCCCTCCAGGAGGAGATGATGGCCAGGTCAACCCCTCAGGTGGAGATGATGGCCAGGTCAGCCTCCCAGGTGGAGATGAAGGCAAAGTCAGCCCCCAGGTGAAGATGAGGGCCAGGTCAGCCCCCCCAGGTGTAGATGAAGGCCAGATCAGACCCCCACAGGTGGAGATGAAGGCCATTACAGGCCCCCCAGGTGGAGATGAGAGCCAGGTCAGCCCCCCTCAGGTGGAGATGAAGGCCAGGTCAGCCCCCCAGGTGGAGATGAAGGCCAGGGCAGCCCCCCCCcaaggggaagatgaagaccaggtcaccccccccccaggaggagATGAAGGCCAGGTCAGCCCTCCAGTTGAAGATGAAGGCCAGGTCAACCCCACCAGGTGGAGATGA